TTAATCAGCTCATTGCTTTCAAGGCTCAGTCAATTACGCCGGAGTATATTTCAGGAATCAGGGAATTTGCAGGGAAAGACATATCCACCAATGAAATCATCACTTTTGCGGCTCTCGGAATTGATACAAAATACGCTTCTGAAATGAGCAAACTGGGGTATGATTTGTCAGGTGACGACTTAATCTCGTTCAAATCAATGGGAATAACTCCGCAGTACATTTCAGAAATGAAATCATCGGGAATTAAAGATCTGGATTCTGATAAGCTGATTCAGCTCAAAGCCCAGAATATAACGCCTGAATACATTAAATCGTGCAGGAAAATGGGATTTGGCGATGTCTCAACCGATGATATCGTTCAAATGAAAATATTCAATGTCGACAAGGAATATGTTGATCGGATCAAGGCAGCAGGATATCCTGATATTTCACTTGAACAGCTTATTCAGTTCAGAATATTTAAAATTGATGAAGCCTTTATTAAAAAAGCCACCGAATTTGATGGAGCAAAACCCGACGTTGACAGACTGGTTCAGTTAAAAGCGGTTGGGAAGTAACCAACCTGTTAGCATCCGAAGGACCTGGCAGCGTTGTTAATTATAAGGACCAAACGCTGACAGGTCTGTCGACGCTGTAAGGTTTTTCCCGCCAAGCGTAGTATGCAACTACGCTTTAGGTTTATCTCCAATTCCAATTACCTGAACTGCCTTTTCAAGAAATGGCGATTCAAAAGTAGCTGTAATTTCTCCTGTATCAGCCGTAGCCTGGATGTAAACCCGCAACTGGCCGTTTTTACACCGGCGGACATGATCATCCATATTTACAGAATGCCAGTTCGACGCGTTTTCAATGCCCAGTAATTTGCCCGGACCTTTAATCCTGCATGTAATTTCGTTATCGGCCAGGTTTACCAGGTTACCATCCTTATCTGTTACCGAAATGGTAAGCATGGTTACATCATTTTTACCTGCCGGGATTTCCTTAACTTCAGTACAGGTAATGGCTGCAGGATATCCTGCTGTAAAAACCATATCTTCAGATAATTTGCTGTTTCCTGAATATGCCACTGCTTTTAACATGCCCGGTTCATAAGCGATATCCCAGTAATTCACTCCCGTTTCAGCATTGCGTTTCTGTCGTTTGCCGATTACATTATTATTCATTGTAAGTTCAACTTCCTCGCAGTTCGTGAAACAAACCACCCTGATCGTATCACCTTTCTGGTAATTCCAGGATCTGGTATTATCAAACCCATTGTAAAAACGCCTTCCGGCTTTTGCCGTGCCCATATAAACCATCGGTTTCTTACTCCACAGCGATTGCCTGTAATAACCGATAGGTTTAATGTTGTTGGCCATATCGAGCAGTCCTGCAGAAGAACCCCTTGATGGCCAGGGACCTGATTCTCCCATATAATCGGCACCTGTCCATAAAAACTGGCCGAATATGAAATCGTTGTCAGCGACACTTTTCCAGGCCTGGATGTCGTGCCTGTTTTCGCTTCCATACAATACCCTTTTCGGATATTTCGCATGGTCCGTTTTATACCGGTATTCGGTGTAATTATAACCAACTACATCAAGAATCTCCGGATACGTTGTCTCATTCGACATTACAGCTCCTGCCAACGCACCGGTTACCGGCCTTGAAGTATCAAATGACCTTACTACAGCGGCCAGCACAGCGGCAATGTCCCCTATTCGTTGTGCACTGGGCTGACCGGGCTGGAATCCTGATACATGATACTGTTCGATACCCTCTTTGTCGAGTATCGTGTGAGTATAGGGATCGTTGGGGTAATCCACCTCATTTCCGATGCTCCACATAAAGACCGACGGATGATTCCTGTCGCGCAAAACCATCGATTCAACGGTTTCCCTGCCATGTTCCCTGAAATATTCTGCTTCACCCTGGAAACCCGGTTCGCCCACATTCCATCCTACAAGCCATTTTTTCTTCGGATATTCCCATTCATCAAATGCCTCATCCATCACAAGCATTCCCAGCTCATCACAAAGATCATACAGATCGGAAGATTGCGGATTATGACTCATCCGGATGGCATTGCATCCGATTTCTTTCAAGCGAAGGATTCTTTCTTTCCAAACCACTTTGGGTACAGCGGTTCCAAGTACTCCGGCATCGTGGTGCAGACAGACACCTTTAACCTTCATCCAATTATTATTCAGAGCAAAGCCTTTATCCGGATCAAATTTTAAATACCGGATGCCTACATTGACAACATTTTCGTCAACCTTTTTCCCATTTTCAGAAAGGATAGTCCTGAGTTTATAGAGGTAAGGATTGTCAATACCCCACAATTGAGGGTTCTTCAATGTCAGAGTCTGATCCTGGGTAAATTTTCCTGATTTGGATGCAGTTAATTTCCTGCTTGCTGAGGCTACCACTCTCCCCTCTTTATTGAGCAGCTCATGAATGATCTCGATGGCGCCGGACTGCGGCAATTCTTTTTTAAAATTGGTTTGTACGCGGATCAGGGCTGAATTCCCATCAACAGATTCCGAACGGTAAAACACACCCCAAAGATCGATGTGCGTGTTGTTTGCCTCCACAAGTCTCACCGGCCTGTAAATCCCGGAGCCCGTATACCATCGTGAATCCGCATCTTTGCTGTGATCAACCCTTACAGCCAGAATATTGTCCTTGCCTGCCCTGATATACGGCGTGATATCATACATAAACGAAGTGTACCCGTCATAATGTTTGCCCAGCCATACACCGTTCAGATAAACTTCGCTCTTGTTATAAACGCCTTCAAAATATAAATAGAAACGCTTACCTGATTTATCAGCCGGAACAGTGATTTTCGTGCGGTACCATCCGATTCCGCCCGGCAAAAATCCCATGCAGCTGGCATACTGGGGACTTGGTATCTGTTTCACGCTCCAATCATGCGGAACCTGCACGTTTTCCCATTTCGAATCATCAAGCAATTCATTCTCACCATATTTAACATCTCCCAGCATAAACTTCCAGTCATCAATTGTATTGGATT
The Bacteroidales bacterium genome window above contains:
- a CDS encoding glycoside hydrolase family 2 TIM barrel-domain containing protein, producing the protein MSATKISRIILIFFLALKAGSLSAQGFGQSNTIDDWKFMLGDVKYGENELLDDSKWENVQVPHDWSVKQIPSPQYASCMGFLPGGIGWYRTKITVPADKSGKRFYLYFEGVYNKSEVYLNGVWLGKHYDGYTSFMYDITPYIRAGKDNILAVRVDHSKDADSRWYTGSGIYRPVRLVEANNTHIDLWGVFYRSESVDGNSALIRVQTNFKKELPQSGAIEIIHELLNKEGRVVASASRKLTASKSGKFTQDQTLTLKNPQLWGIDNPYLYKLRTILSENGKKVDENVVNVGIRYLKFDPDKGFALNNNWMKVKGVCLHHDAGVLGTAVPKVVWKERILRLKEIGCNAIRMSHNPQSSDLYDLCDELGMLVMDEAFDEWEYPKKKWLVGWNVGEPGFQGEAEYFREHGRETVESMVLRDRNHPSVFMWSIGNEVDYPNDPYTHTILDKEGIEQYHVSGFQPGQPSAQRIGDIAAVLAAVVRSFDTSRPVTGALAGAVMSNETTYPEILDVVGYNYTEYRYKTDHAKYPKRVLYGSENRHDIQAWKSVADNDFIFGQFLWTGADYMGESGPWPSRGSSAGLLDMANNIKPIGYYRQSLWSKKPMVYMGTAKAGRRFYNGFDNTRSWNYQKGDTIRVVCFTNCEEVELTMNNNVIGKRQKRNAETGVNYWDIAYEPGMLKAVAYSGNSKLSEDMVFTAGYPAAITCTEVKEIPAGKNDVTMLTISVTDKDGNLVNLADNEITCRIKGPGKLLGIENASNWHSVNMDDHVRRCKNGQLRVYIQATADTGEITATFESPFLEKAVQVIGIGDKPKA